From one Plectropomus leopardus isolate mb chromosome 8, YSFRI_Pleo_2.0, whole genome shotgun sequence genomic stretch:
- the tuba5 gene encoding tubulin alpha 5 encodes MRECISIHVGQAGVQTGNACWELFCLEHGVGPDGVFLESPAEPNSREDPFNTFFNTGSSGRHVPRAIYVDLEPTVVDEVRVGKYRELFHPEQLISGKEDAANNYARGHYTVGKEIIDGVMERIRKMSDQCTGLQGFLVFRSFGGGTGSGFTSLLMERLSVDYGKKSKLEFAVYPAPQVSTAVVEPYNAILTTHTTLEHSDCAFMVDNEAIYDICRRNMDIESPGYINLNRLIGQIVSSITASLRFDGALNVDLMEFQTNLVPFPRIHFPLVTYSPIISAEKAYHEQLTVSEITSACFEPTNQMVKCDPRHGKYMACCLLYRGDVVPKDVNAAIANIKTRRSIQFVDWCPTGFKVGINYQPPTAVPGGDLAKVQRAVCMLSNTTAIAEAWSRLDHKFDLMYAKRAFVHWYVGEGMEEGEFAEAREDLACLERDYEELGQINPDSENDDDGQEY; translated from the exons ATG AGAGAGTGCATCTCCATCCACGTGGGTCAGGCAGGCGTCCAGACAGGAAACGCCTGCTGGGAGCTCTTCTGCCTCGAGCACGGTGTCGGTCCTGATGGCGTCTTCCTGGAAAGTCCTGCAGAGCCAAACTCTCGTGAAGACCCATTCAACACTTTCTTCAACACTGGGAGCTCTGGGCGCCACGTTCCCAGAGCGATCTACGTGGACCTGGAGCCCACGGTGGTCG ATGAAGTGAGGGTTGGAAAGTACCGAGAGCTTTTCCACCCGGAGCAGCTGATCTCTGGAAAGGAGGATGCAGCCAACAACTACGCCCGAGGCCATTACACCGTCGGGAAAGAAATCATTGACGGAGTCATGGAACGCATTCGGAAAATG TCGGACCAGTGCACCGGCCTGCAGGGGTTCCTCGTCTTTCGCAGTTTTGGAGGTGGAACCGGCTCCGGCTTCACCTCTCTGCTGATGGAGCGTCTGTCTGTCGACTACGGCAAGAAGTCAAAGCTGGAGTTCGCCGTGTATCCAGCTCCGCAGGTGTCCACCGCCGTGGTGGAGCCCTACAACGCCATCCTGACCACCCACACCACCCTGGAGCACTCCGACTGCGCCTTCATGGTGGACAACGAGGCCATCTACGACATATGTCGGCGCAACATGGACATCGAGAGTCCTGGTTACATCAACCTCAACCGACTGATCGGTCAGATCGTTTCCTCCATCACCGCCTCCCTACGTTTCGATGGCGCCCTCAATGTGGACCTGATGGAGTTCCAGACCAACCTGGTCCCGTTTCCACGAATCCACTTCCCTCTGGTTACTTACTCGCCCATCATCTCTGCTGAGAAGGCGTACCACGAGCAGCTGACCGTGTCCGAGATCACGAGCGCCTGCTTCGAGCCAACCAATCAGATGGTGAAATGTGACCCTCGTCACGGCAAGTATATGGCGTGCTGCCTGCTGTACCGCGGCGATGTCGTCCCTAAGGACGTAAACGCAGCCATCGCAAACATAAAGACCAGACGATCCATTCAGTTTGTCGACTGGTGTCCAACTGGCTTCAAG GTCGGCATCAACTACCAACCTCCGACCGCGGTTCCCGGTGGAGATCTGGCCAAAGTCCAGAGAGCCGTCTGCATGCTGAGCAACACCACGGCCATCGCTGAGGCCTGGTCGCGTCTCGACCACAAGTTCGACCTCATGTACGCTAAGCGTGCGTTCGTCCACTGGTACGTGGGCGAAGGTATGGAGGAGGGAGAGTTTGCAGAGGCCAGAGAGGACCTGGCCTGTCTGGAGAGGGATTACGAGGAGCTGGGTCAAATTAACCCAGATTCTGAAAATGACGACGACGGTCAGGAGTACTGA
- the LOC121947278 gene encoding kelch-like protein 12 isoform X2 has protein sequence MAPKDIMTNSHAKSILNAMNSLRKSNTLCDITLRVENTDFPAHRIVLAACSDYFCAMFTSELAEKGKSFVDIQGLTAATMEILLDFVYTETVLVTVENVQELLPAACLLQLKGVKRACCDFLESQLDPSNCLGIRDFAETHNCLDLMQAAELFSQKHFSEVVQHEEFMLLSQTEVEKLIKCDEIQVDSEEPVFEAVLNWVKHNRKEREPYLPDMLEFVRLPLLTPRYITDVIDAEPLIRCSLPCRDLVDEAKKFHLRPELRSEMQGPRTQARLGAKEVLLVIGGFGSQQSPIDIVEKYDPKTQEWSFLPNIARKRRYVATVSLHDRVYVIGGYDGRSRLSSVECLDYTADEDGVWYTVATMNVRRGLAGATTLGDMIYVAGGFDGSRRHTSMERYDPNIDQWSMLGDMQTAREGAGLVVASGLIYCLGGYDGLNILNSVERYDPHTGHWTSVTPMATKRSGAGVALLNDHIYVVGGFDGVSHLDSVEVYNIRTDYWTTVASMTTPRCYVGATVLRGRLYAIAGYDGNSLLSSIECYDPVIDSWEVVTSMATQRCDAGVCVLREK, from the exons ATGGCGCCCAAAGACATCATGACCAACTCCCACGCCAAATCCATCCTCAATGCCATGAACTCGCTACGCAAGAGCAACACGCTCTGTGATATCACGCTGAGGGTGGAGAACACAGATTTCCCAGCTCACCGGATTGTCCTGGCGGCCTGCAGTGATTACTTTTGTGCCATGTTCACCAGTGAG CTCGCAGAGAAGGGGAAATCTTTTGTCGACATCCAGGGGCTCACTGCAGCGACGATGGAGATCCTGTTGGACTTTGTGTACACAGAGACGGTGCTGGTCACAGTGGAGAACGTACAGGAGCTGCTCCCCGCGGCGTGCTTACTGCAGCTCAAAG GGGTGAAAAGAGCATGCTGCGATTTTTTGGAGAGTCAGCTCGATCCCTCCAACTGTCTGGGTATTCGTGACTTTGCCGAAACTCACAACTGCCTGGACCTGATGCAGGCCGCCGAGCTCTTCTCCCAGAAGCATTTCAGCGAGGTGGTTCAGCACGAGGAGTTCATGCTGCTCAGCCAGACAGAAGTCGAGAAACTcataaaatgtgatgaaatcCAG gtggacTCAGAGGAGCCTGTATTTGAAGCCGTGTTAAACTGGGTCAAACACAACCGCAAAGAGCGAGAGCCGTACCTGCCAGACATGCTCGAGTTTGTCCGCCTGCCGCTCCTGACCCCCCGCTACATTACAGATGTCATTGATGCCGAG CCCCTCATTCGGTGTAGCCTGCCCTGTCGAGACCTCGTCGACGAAGCCAAGAAATTCCACTTAAGACCGGAGCTGCGGAGTGAGATGCAGGGCCCACGCACACAAGCAAGATTAG gtgcCAAAGAAGTGCTGTTGGTTATTGGCGGGTTTGGCAGCCAACAATCACCGATAGACATAGTTGAGAAATATGATCCGAAAACACAAGAGTGGAGCTTCCTTCCT AACATTGCACGGAAAAGGCGTTACGTCGCCACAGTGTCGCTCCACGATCGAGTTTACGTAATCGGAGGCTACGACGGTCGGTCGAGGCTCAGCTCTGTGGAGTGTCTGGACTACACAGCAGACGAGGACGGGGTTTGGTACACTGTCGCCACCATGAATGTGCGTCGTGGCCTCGCTGGAGCCACGACACTCGGAG ACATGATCTATGTGGCCGGTGGCTTCGATGGCAGCCGGCGTCACACCAGCATGGAGCGATACGACCCCAACATTGACCAGTGGAGCATGCTGGGAGATATGCAGACAGCTAGAGAAGGAGCTGGTCTGGTGGTGGCCAGCGGACTCATCTACTGTCTCG GTGGATATGATGGCCTAAATATCCTGAATTCAGTGGAGCGGTACGATCCACACACGGGCCACTGGACCAGCGTGACACCGATGGCCACCAAGCGCTCAG gcGCCGGCGTTGCTTTGCTCAACGACCACATCTACGTGGTGGGAGGCTTTGATGGTGTTTCACACCTCGACTCTGTGGAGGTTTACAACATCAGAACAGACTATTGGACCACTGTAGCCAGTATGACGACGCCTCGATGCTACGTAGGTGCAACCGTCCTCAGAGGACGACTCTACGCCATCGCTGG ATATGACGGGAACTCTCTCCTCAGCAGCATCGAATGTTACGACCCGGTCATCGACTCCTGGGAGGTCGTCACCTCGATGGCGACGCAGCGGTGCGACGCGGGCGTCTGCGTTCTACGTGAAAAGTGA
- the LOC121947278 gene encoding kelch-like protein 12 isoform X1 yields the protein MCSYSYCLPVVEKVFKSFNDSWSSLRSLGDSQGNMAPKDIMTNSHAKSILNAMNSLRKSNTLCDITLRVENTDFPAHRIVLAACSDYFCAMFTSELAEKGKSFVDIQGLTAATMEILLDFVYTETVLVTVENVQELLPAACLLQLKGVKRACCDFLESQLDPSNCLGIRDFAETHNCLDLMQAAELFSQKHFSEVVQHEEFMLLSQTEVEKLIKCDEIQVDSEEPVFEAVLNWVKHNRKEREPYLPDMLEFVRLPLLTPRYITDVIDAEPLIRCSLPCRDLVDEAKKFHLRPELRSEMQGPRTQARLGAKEVLLVIGGFGSQQSPIDIVEKYDPKTQEWSFLPNIARKRRYVATVSLHDRVYVIGGYDGRSRLSSVECLDYTADEDGVWYTVATMNVRRGLAGATTLGDMIYVAGGFDGSRRHTSMERYDPNIDQWSMLGDMQTAREGAGLVVASGLIYCLGGYDGLNILNSVERYDPHTGHWTSVTPMATKRSGAGVALLNDHIYVVGGFDGVSHLDSVEVYNIRTDYWTTVASMTTPRCYVGATVLRGRLYAIAGYDGNSLLSSIECYDPVIDSWEVVTSMATQRCDAGVCVLREK from the exons ATGTGTAGCTATAGTTATTGCCTcccagtggtggaaaaagtattcAAATCTTTTAACG ACTCCTGGAGTAGTTTGAGATCCTTGGGAGATTCTCAAGGCAACATGGCGCCCAAAGACATCATGACCAACTCCCACGCCAAATCCATCCTCAATGCCATGAACTCGCTACGCAAGAGCAACACGCTCTGTGATATCACGCTGAGGGTGGAGAACACAGATTTCCCAGCTCACCGGATTGTCCTGGCGGCCTGCAGTGATTACTTTTGTGCCATGTTCACCAGTGAG CTCGCAGAGAAGGGGAAATCTTTTGTCGACATCCAGGGGCTCACTGCAGCGACGATGGAGATCCTGTTGGACTTTGTGTACACAGAGACGGTGCTGGTCACAGTGGAGAACGTACAGGAGCTGCTCCCCGCGGCGTGCTTACTGCAGCTCAAAG GGGTGAAAAGAGCATGCTGCGATTTTTTGGAGAGTCAGCTCGATCCCTCCAACTGTCTGGGTATTCGTGACTTTGCCGAAACTCACAACTGCCTGGACCTGATGCAGGCCGCCGAGCTCTTCTCCCAGAAGCATTTCAGCGAGGTGGTTCAGCACGAGGAGTTCATGCTGCTCAGCCAGACAGAAGTCGAGAAACTcataaaatgtgatgaaatcCAG gtggacTCAGAGGAGCCTGTATTTGAAGCCGTGTTAAACTGGGTCAAACACAACCGCAAAGAGCGAGAGCCGTACCTGCCAGACATGCTCGAGTTTGTCCGCCTGCCGCTCCTGACCCCCCGCTACATTACAGATGTCATTGATGCCGAG CCCCTCATTCGGTGTAGCCTGCCCTGTCGAGACCTCGTCGACGAAGCCAAGAAATTCCACTTAAGACCGGAGCTGCGGAGTGAGATGCAGGGCCCACGCACACAAGCAAGATTAG gtgcCAAAGAAGTGCTGTTGGTTATTGGCGGGTTTGGCAGCCAACAATCACCGATAGACATAGTTGAGAAATATGATCCGAAAACACAAGAGTGGAGCTTCCTTCCT AACATTGCACGGAAAAGGCGTTACGTCGCCACAGTGTCGCTCCACGATCGAGTTTACGTAATCGGAGGCTACGACGGTCGGTCGAGGCTCAGCTCTGTGGAGTGTCTGGACTACACAGCAGACGAGGACGGGGTTTGGTACACTGTCGCCACCATGAATGTGCGTCGTGGCCTCGCTGGAGCCACGACACTCGGAG ACATGATCTATGTGGCCGGTGGCTTCGATGGCAGCCGGCGTCACACCAGCATGGAGCGATACGACCCCAACATTGACCAGTGGAGCATGCTGGGAGATATGCAGACAGCTAGAGAAGGAGCTGGTCTGGTGGTGGCCAGCGGACTCATCTACTGTCTCG GTGGATATGATGGCCTAAATATCCTGAATTCAGTGGAGCGGTACGATCCACACACGGGCCACTGGACCAGCGTGACACCGATGGCCACCAAGCGCTCAG gcGCCGGCGTTGCTTTGCTCAACGACCACATCTACGTGGTGGGAGGCTTTGATGGTGTTTCACACCTCGACTCTGTGGAGGTTTACAACATCAGAACAGACTATTGGACCACTGTAGCCAGTATGACGACGCCTCGATGCTACGTAGGTGCAACCGTCCTCAGAGGACGACTCTACGCCATCGCTGG ATATGACGGGAACTCTCTCCTCAGCAGCATCGAATGTTACGACCCGGTCATCGACTCCTGGGAGGTCGTCACCTCGATGGCGACGCAGCGGTGCGACGCGGGCGTCTGCGTTCTACGTGAAAAGTGA